In Mustela lutreola isolate mMusLut2 chromosome 16, mMusLut2.pri, whole genome shotgun sequence, the genomic window TGCCCTGGACCCACTCACCTTGCTCCCTTCTGTTCTTCTCCAGCAGAAATCTCCCAGGACTTGGGCTAGGATTCCCAAACACCTCACCTGCCAGATTGTCTAAGGAGCCTGGGACCACCAAGTAACCCCACCCCAACATCTCCACCTGAGGCTCTCCACATCATCAATGTCACCTTAGACCATCTGTTCCCTCACTGCTATTGGCAATAGTTCCTCCCCATGGAGGGAGGAAACCTAAAtatggctcctgggtggcccctCCACTCTGTGCCCCCATGCTAAGCTGTCACCCAGTTATCACTGTCACTACTACAGTGTGAGGCCCTGAAGGACTGAGAGTAGCCACTGAGACCTTCACATATCCCTGCTGGCAGCTATTGCAGGAGACCGTAGTGCTTACAGCTCTTCCTCACCGTTCTTGGCAAATTGCAAATTGTTCTAACAATGGCTGCTAACCTGCTAGAAATTTTCCATTGCTCCCATAAAGCCCGTAAGCCTCCCACCTTCCTCTCCCAATCAGACAGGCTTCTCGGCCCTGGAGACAAACATTTCTGTGTAAAGACTTCTAGGCTCCaacttgccccccacccccacctgtcaATCTTTAAACCTGTCTGAGCCTCCAGGCTGTACTTAAGGTATGCACCCAACTTTTTGCTCTGACTCCCACCAGCCCATCACCAAATATGCAGAGATGGGATAGGTTGTTTTCTCCAGGCCAGACTATCTCCACACCCATTCCCCTCATCACACTTGGTCCTTGGAGACTGTACAATTCTGTGTGTTGTTTGGGCATCCATATTGCATGCCTGTCTCACAAGTCTCTGTATTTGTGCATTTGTGTTGCCAAGCTGTGGTGAGGTCTGAAAGGGTCCCCAgtgcaggagcttctgtccccatggagttgggggTGTGTCACTATCCTGGCACGTGGTTGTTCACCAAGTTCTCCAAACTGTGTGGTATGACTGATCACTAACCCAATCTCTAGCTCCTCTCCACTTCATGGAGGGTGGGGCTGAAAGTTCTAAGCTCATGATTTGGTCTTCCTGGGACCAGTCCCCATCCTGAGGCTATCCAGGAACTGCCTCACTGAAACGGAAGACATtcctatcacccaggaaattccagaTGACTTAGGGGTTCTGTATCAGGAACCAGTTAGAAGACCaagtattaaaacaaaagatgttttggggcacctgggtggctcagtgggttaagccgctgccttcagctcaggtcatgatctcggggtcctgggatcgagtcccgcatcgggctccctgctcaagcagcagggagcctgcttcctcctctctctctctctgcctgcctgtctgcctacatgtgatctctctccttcaaataaataaataaaatctttaaaaaaaaaagatgtttctatTGCTCTCATCACTTAAGAAATTACAAGggctttaggagctctgtgcctggAACTAGGGACAGAGACCgacatatatattttctgttatttcacAACCTGCCTCACAGAGGTCTTTCCAAACAAAATCTTTCCCTTGTACCAAGAGGTATGTGCAAGAATATTCACAGTAGCAAACCCCTggagacaaaccaggaaagagaacaaataaaTGTTCCTCTCCACACAATGGAGCATTATCTGCAGCCCCATAGTCCTCTTAATGGAAGCAGTGAGAGAAATGTCACAATTTACCCCATAGAATACCCCCTTCTGTGATTCAAGCCATTTTCATATGGTACCTTCCAGTTTGTCAGTGTAATTGAGCCCAGTTTCCTAGCAGAAACCAACTCACAAATACATTCCAAGTAACCAGCACAAGTGCTGTTGCCCCAGCTGTGCACAGAATCTTTCCATTTCCTCCAAACTTCCCTTTCAAAGTAGCTCTGCAAATAAGCTCCCCATTCCCCCATACCTTCCATTTCtggaagaaatgagcagaaatCATTTGAACTTTCATGGTGTTTGTCAATAAAATAGCATTCTGAGACTTGCGGTCATAAATCATATCAGGTCCAGTTTAGCTGTTAATGTTTCCAGTGTATTGCAGagatgtaacatttaaatataaaggtTCCCTTTTACAGGATAAGACCTATGTCTGGGTTTCTGCCTCTGCTTTCTATCTTTTCATGCTCATGTGGCCCAGTAAAGACAAAGggtgaggacagaggacaggggagcaggagggaaagCATCCCTTGACCACTGGGAGCTGCTCTTGGTGTCCTATGGAAGAACATTGCTGGGTTTTAGGAATAAGTACCAACATTACACATTTGTGCATTCATGCAGCAGACTCTTTGTTGGCTACCTGAAATCTGTAAGCCACCTTTCTAGGCACATGAGATACTCTAGTGAGCGAACTGAGAAATTCCTCCCTCACCTCACATTTTAGTGAAGACACGGACAATATAATGAGGAAATGACACGTTCTAAACAGGGAAGTGCCATGGAAATACACGCATCTGCATTCGTATTTCTACGTCATTCCACTGGGGCTGCACCTGAGGAAGCTCCTGGTGTGGAAGGAAGCCCTCTGGAGGCCCTCTTTTGGTGAGTCTTCAAGTGGCGGTGGTAGGTCGATGACTGGCGGTAGCTTCTGTGGCAGAGGGAGCACTCATAAggcttctctcctgtgtggaTTCTCTCATGGGCCAGAAGGTTGGTTTTGTGGCTGAAGGATTTTTCACACATGCTGCACGTGAAAGGCTTCTCTCCTGCATGAATCTTCTGATGCACGTGTAGGTCTGACGCTTGGAAGAAGCCTTTGTCACACTCAGCACAAGTAAATGTCCTCTCGTTCTTATGTCTTCTCTGATGGGCTTGTAGCTGAGAGAGATACCTGAAGAACCTAGGACACTTTTCACATCTGTATGACTTTTGTGTTTCACGGCATCCTCCTTGCTGTCCCCTACATGGGGATTTCCCCTCAGTTCTCTGGTGGGTAGGAACAGGCTCAGGGGTGACCTGGACCAGCTGAGAGAGAAACCCTGGTCCCCCATCTGTAAGGACATCTTGACAGAAGGGTCCTTCCAGGGCCCCTTCCTGGGACCCGGATGTGCCtagagctgctcttctggagcTAAGCGGATTCTTCAAAGAAACACTGTCCTCTTCTCGGATAATGAGAAGGGAAGGTATTTGACTGCTTTGACTGGTAATACTGTCATTTATGGGATAAATGTTGTCGCCATTTTCTTTAGctttctctcctgtgggggataaAGTGACTCGGTGAAGTCGTGCCCAAGAAGGAGCTGCATGAATCCCTCTGGTACCTCGGCTTACCCCACTCACCTTGTCCTGTTTCCAGGGAAGTATCTTGGGGAGTCCAGGAGGGTGTCCCCATGTTCTCTTCTGTTGAGGTCCCTGCTGACAACTGTTTCGTGAAATAAACAATGACTTCTCTTAAGGGTATATTCTCAGAAAAGAGGGCTTCTTGTCCCTGCATGTGGATGTggacctgtaaaaaaaaaaacaacaaaacaacacctCATCACTATGGTATATAGATCTGTTGAGTGACAGAGTTGACCTTCCCTCATGTGGCTTTCCCAAGATCCCACTACCGCATGCTGCCACATCCACTATTCTGCCCTTATCCCTGCTGGCCTTAAAGTTCATGGTAATTTCTAACTAGTGTGTCATTTTCAATGAGAAAAGATGAATAC contains:
- the LOC131817642 gene encoding zinc finger and SCAN domain-containing protein 4-like, with protein sequence MALDLRISFQGEPSRNDSGSENLEHKPCQGQAIQEEKEIWEFPRTQLSLLQNNNNLCARQELQNLYKLFHSWLQPEKHSKDEIISHLVLEQFMINGHCSDRAMLKEKWNASGRNLEKFMEDLTDDGMKPPGLVHIHMQGQEALFSENIPLREVIVYFTKQLSAGTSTEENMGTPSWTPQDTSLETGQGEKAKENGDNIYPINDSITSQSSQIPSLLIIREEDSVSLKNPLSSRRAALGTSGSQEGALEGPFCQDVLTDGGPGFLSQLVQVTPEPVPTHQRTEGKSPCRGQQGGCRETQKSYRCEKCPRFFRYLSQLQAHQRRHKNERTFTCAECDKGFFQASDLHVHQKIHAGEKPFTCSMCEKSFSHKTNLLAHERIHTGEKPYECSLCHRSYRQSSTYHRHLKTHQKRASRGLPSTPGASSDAQPSPQDFADSPTPGRRAVGTTPPRMPGAERQRRCPMSTSEGFFRACACRAGETSGCFRMVAIIAAVGFARGLGNAAWAAPRWGGDRDHRPGALRSRSPMAAAAPRDPAPGVGGDPACVSAGGLRAGAGSGERHVVRGDVEP